Within Streptomyces sp. NBC_00704, the genomic segment CGGGAGCGACGTCCACACAGCTGCACAGCTCCGGGTGCGCCATCTGGACCGGGTGGTGGATGCTGTCGCCGGTGACCAGTGCGGTCTCGCCACGGCTGCTCAGTTCCACCGCTACCTGCCCCGGTGTGTGGCCGGGGGTGGGCAGCAGACGGATGCCCGGCGCGACGTCCGTGCCCTCGTCCGCGACATCGATGAGGTCGAACAGACCTGCTTCCCGGACGGGATGGACCGAGTCCCGGAACATCTGCCGGCGCGCCTCCTCCATGTCGACACCCGCCCAGTAGTCCCACTCGGTGCGTGACGTGAGATAGCGCGCGTTCGGGAAGGTGGGCACCCAGGCGTCGCCCTCGGCACGCGTGTTCCACCCCACATGGTCGGCGTGGAGGTGGGTCAGGACCACGACGTCAACGCTCTCCGGCGCGAAGCCCGCCGCCCGTAGCCGTGCTTCGTAGTCGCTGTTCAGGTTGTGCCACGCGGGGTTGGAGCGCCGCTTCCCGTTTCCGATGCCGGTGTCCACCAGCACCCGCATGCCGTCCACCTCGACGGAGAAGCTGTGACTCGCCAGGCGCAGGACGCCTTGTTCGTCGGCGAATTCGGGGCTCAGCCAGGGAGTCCGGCTCACGAGGTCGGTGGTTGCCCCGGGCAGCAGCCACGGACCGGTCTGGGCGGGCAGGATCACTTCGTCGACGCGTCGCACGGTGTGGTCGCCCACCGTCCAGGACGAGGCGGGGGGAGTAGCGGACTTGGCCGTTTGCGATGAGGTGAACACGAAGACCTTCCTTACCTGTCATGAGTCGCGAGG encodes:
- a CDS encoding MBL fold metallo-hydrolase, which produces MFTSSQTAKSATPPASSWTVGDHTVRRVDEVILPAQTGPWLLPGATTDLVSRTPWLSPEFADEQGVLRLASHSFSVEVDGMRVLVDTGIGNGKRRSNPAWHNLNSDYEARLRAAGFAPESVDVVVLTHLHADHVGWNTRAEGDAWVPTFPNARYLTSRTEWDYWAGVDMEEARRQMFRDSVHPVREAGLFDLIDVADEGTDVAPGIRLLPTPGHTPGQVAVELSSRGETALVTGDSIHHPVQMAHPELCSCVDVAPELAARTRNQMLGSLAGTSTLLLGSHFPPPTAGHVRREDGGYRLAPAPAGVTPIAG